The following are encoded together in the Amblyraja radiata isolate CabotCenter1 unplaced genomic scaffold, sAmbRad1.1.pri S129, whole genome shotgun sequence genome:
- the LOC116969225 gene encoding zinc finger protein 239-like, translated as KAWQSPSKLETHRLVHTGERPFNCIECGKSFKRADVLKAHRRVHTGEKPYCCSTCGESFTQLSGLREHQRVHSSERPFTCSDCGKGFKSSKELKVHRRVHTGERPYTCSECGKGFTQSSGLLVHQHTHTGERPYTCAQCGKGFTHPSNLLRHQRTHTGERPYTCAQCGKGFTQSSNLVLHQRTHTGEHPFTCAQCGKGFTHPSNLLRHQRTHTGERPYTCAQCGKSFTQSSHLLVHQRTHTGERPFTCAQCGKGFTRSSKLLSHQQVHAGD; from the coding sequence aaggcctggcagagccctagcaagctggagacccaccggctggtgcacacgggagaacgccccttcaactgcatagagtgcggcaagagcttcaagagggCGGATGTGCTGaaggcccaccggcgggtgcacacgggcgagaagccctattgctgctccacatgcggcgagagctttacccagttgtcggggctgcgggagcaccagcgggtgcacagcagtgagcggcccttcacctgctccgactgcggcaaaggcttcaagtcgtccaaggaactgaaggtgcacaggcgcgtgcacaccggggaacgcccctacacatgcagcgaatgcggcaagggcttcacccagtccagcggcctgctggtgcaccagcacacccacactggcgagcgcccctacacctgcgcccagtgcggtaagggcttcacccacccCAGCAACTTGCTGAGGCACCAGcgtacccacactggcgagcgcccctacacctgcgcccagtgcggcaagggcttcacccaatccagcAACCTGGTGCTgcatcagcgcacccacaccggcgagcaccccttcacctgcgcccagtgcggcaagggcttcacccaccccAGCAACTTGCTGAGGCACCAGcgaacccacaccggcgagcgcccctacacctgcgcccagtgtggcaagagcttcacccagtctagtcacctgctggtgcaccagcgcacccacaccggcgagcgtcccttcacctgcgcccagtgcggcaagggcttcacccgctcctcgaagctgctgtcccaccagcaggtgcacgccggcgac